acccggggcggagcgccgatgcgccccccccgggtgcagcgcggcccccccccccccgcgaaatgacaccccccccctgggtgcacaccgctggagggggggtgccgcggcacgcgcctgtcagctgagttcgctgacttcgctaacttcgctgcagctccctctgccccggccggaacaggaagtaacctgttccggggcagagggagctgcagtgaagttAGCAAAGTCAGTGCACTCacctgacaggcgcgcgccacggcaccccccccagcggcatacacccggggcggaccgtccccaacgcgccccccccccttggtacgccactgctcagggGTCTAGGTGTAATTGCGAATTATGCAAGTAGGAAATTCGATTCCTCAACAGAGGAATGTATTAGTTTACGTAAAGACGCCGTCAGTCAGCAAAGACAACCATGGTCAATAGTAAACACTCCTGAAAAGCGCCGTCGGTTAGTTAactatttgcatatttttgtttCTCCAGTTCCTTATATTTTTCAGCCAGTATTTGTGCTCATTGTGTTTGCAAAGGATTCTAGCTTACCTACTTTAATCATGCCTGCCTAAATTACAGTGTCTTGTCCTTGGTCAGGATGAGTCTTGCACTTACCACAAACAACTCTAATCAGAGCTGTCTAATCTTCTTTAAATGTATGCTTCTTGCAGATTTTCCCATGACCTCCAGTGGCTTGCTGAATCTGTAAGACCGTAACATTTTGTTGATTTTCTAAGACATGTTCAATGCCGTTGTGAGAGCATGAGTGGGCATAGGGTGAGGATCCTTCACAAGCACAGTCAGGCCATGATTTAAAAGCAAACAAAACTCTTAAAATTGTGTGGTTCAAAAAGGAAAAACACAGGAACCTGTTTCCTCACAGGCTGTTAGTTCAGGAGTATACATCAAGTAGTTTGGAGCTCAATTGCAAACAAAAGAGAGGTTCTGATTTCTACCAGACCACAGAAGAATCATAATATGTACAGTGTTTGCAAGGTAAGAGCATTTCCTAACTCATGGCTACCCCTCTGGTCCTTCAAAAGTACATCTTTTAGGGCTATTCTGGATAGCTGCTTCTTCCTGCTCTGGGTGTATCTTTACCCAGCCCTGGGCTTTTATTTTCCCTGGCTGAaaaacccagggctttttttgagggggtactgagtactggcaccttttccattgtctgctaaaattgacccatggacccccaagttttaatgaaagagctcaggctctacacaccaattctgccttgtcataggttctgtgactggttgcagggggcctggctattgtggggagggtccctcagtgattaccccaacccctgaagggtggcctagcatttgagtaccggcacctttttcactagaaaaagtgcactggaaAAACCAGTCCTCCTGGCTGAGCTTCCCAGGCTTAAGCCTCTTAATGTAACCCTGTGAGGGAGTGTGCTTAAGGGGGACCAATATCTTCCCTATACACTTTCTCACAGCCTTCTTTTAAATTTAGACTATAACTTTGCTGATTAATTTTGGAACCCACTCCTCAGTTAATCACTGTCTTTACTGCAATGTCCCCATTGTGAATTAGAAGTTCTTTCTTGTAACCATAAAGAGGCAGATAAACTCTCGGCAGGAATAGCCCAATATTGCAAGATGGTTTTCTCATTGCGCTGATGTGTTTGCATAAAGTGCAAAAAATTGCTATAGTGATTTTCTTTCAAGAATGTGGGTGAGAAATTGACAACTTTTCACCAACAAAGCTTAACTGCACCTCTTCATTTCAACCAGAAATGGCGCAATAATGCATTTTTGCGTACATAAATTACCTCATGAAAATCACTAAGGGGTCTGTTTATTAAGTAGTGCTAGCTATTTGTTGCATGAATGAATTCAAATCAGCCATAAAAACACATCTCCTCACTCTTTTCTATCCTCCTCactcttgactttttttttatctcttagtttttttttttactggcagCCTAATTGTTTTTGTTTAAACAGCTTAGAGGCCAGTCCCTGGCACACACATTTTATCAAGCATTTAGAaacacctagtggttagggtggtggactttggtcctgtggaactgaggaactgagttcgattcccacttcaggcacaggcagctccttgtgactctgggcaagtcacttaacttgagcctgccatgagtgggaaagcacggggtacaaacgtaacaaaaataaaatagataatattggagattctacatggaatgttgctactattggagattctacatggaatgttgctattccactagcaaggctgcgcaggcttctgtttctgtgagtctgacgtgcaggacgtcagactcacagaagcagaggcctgcgcggccacattggtgatctgcaagggccgacttctacatggaatgttgctagtggaatagcaacattccatgtagaatctcaaatagtagcaacagtggaggagtggcctagtggttagggtggtggactttggtcctggggaactgaggaactgagttcgatttccacttcaggcacaggcagctccttgtgactctgggcaagtcacttaaccctccattgccccaggtacaaataagtacctgtatacaatatgtaagccgcattgagcctgccatgagtgggaaagcgcagggtacaaatttaacaaaaataaaatagataatattggagattctacatggaatgttgctactattggagattctacatggaatgttgctattccactagcaaggctgcgcaggcttctgtttctgtgagtctgacgtgcaggacgtcagactcacagaagcagaggcctgcgcggccacattggtgatctgcaagggccgacttctacatggaatgttgctagtggaatagcaacattccatgtagaatctcaaatagtagcaacagtggaggagtggcctagtggttagggtggtggactttggtcctggggaactgagttcgattcccacttcaggcacaggcagctccttgtgactctgggcaagtcacttaaccctccattgccccatgtaagctgcattgagcctgccatgagtgggaaagcgcggggtacaaatgtaacaataaataaataagatgtaaaagatctacctgtaccagagatggttttcaagggtgacaatgaagaggaactgaaagaaatctcagtgaacctggaagatgtacagaCCCAAATGGCATGCGCTAGTTACGGTATTTCACAACAAAggagagagggtccaaagtacaaaacaaagtccaaaatacaacaaaaagcaccaagagccttcaaaagagGGACACAGTTCATTTAATTATAAAAGTCAATCTTCCaagatagacccgacacgggccgtgtttcggcacatagCGGTTGCATCAGGAGTGAAATGTGTTCTGATATAAAATGAGTGCTGTGTAAAGCAACCAAACTTCTTccttctgaaataaaaaaaagagttccATCCACTCTATAGAGTGGTCACGTGATACATCAAGAGCAAAAAGGTCCCCGACTCAGTAGCTGCAAACGATGAGAAACCGTGGGTCCATAGCCCTCTGCACTAGTAGCTCTGCAGATCACATCccctatgatgtaacttcctgttttggagggtgGGATCAACAGAGCCGCTAATGGCGCACAGAGGGCTAAGGTCCTGAAGTTCCTCACTGTTTGCAGCTACCAAGTCAGGGAGTCGACGGCCCAGCAGGCAAAGTAAGCAAGTGAGGGAGCGGGTGGGATGCTCAGAGGGGAAGGTTGTGGATTCTATTTCTTGTTGAGTAGCAGCCCAGCAGAAGTGCCAGTGAAGAAGTGAATGATGGGCGAGGaggagggggagtgagagagaagaTGGCCAATAATGCTGCTGGTGGTGATTGATGTTGGGGGGTTGAGAAGATGGGCAATGGTGCTGGTGCTGCTTGATGATAGGGGACACACAAAGAAAGAGATGAGatgatgctggatggtggggtGAGGGGAAAAGAAATAAGGCAATATTACATAGTAGAGGATTTGAGGAAAGAGACTGGAtgatggtgggaggggagagagacaggggCGATGCTGGGTGTTGGTGGGAGATGGGGTAATATTTTTTTGGCAAATAATTCTCTTGAGTGTTTTTAGCTTGTATGTTACAATTATTAACagaagtatgggggggggggagaagggcagAGGGACATCATGATGGTGTCCTTCCTTGCTATGTTCAGGAGTGCTGACACAGGTGTTGCCACCCCAAGGATTGAAACTTGCTGTGCCACACTCTATCCCACGCTGCCCTAGCTCCTTCCCAGCCCTGCCccattttagcctccccaaacatcaGCTTCACTGACCACCTATAAGGAGCAGCACATTTTCTGTAAATCAAAGCATGATACATTGGTTTGTTCTTCGTGCAGCAACATGACCAAAGCAATTTTAACAGCTCTGAATTCTACCAAGGTGATATAATATATGTAACAACCAAGCACACGGTATGAGTATGTTAGACTCCAGCAAGAGATTCAGAAGAAAAGTTCATCTCTGATCCGGTACCTCGGACACATGAAATTCATGATGAGACATCCTCAACACAAGATTCTGAGTTGTTCAGCCATAGCAAATTAATGATTCCACATGATCTATCACAGAGGAAGGATGGGCCATTCTTAAAACCTCCTCAAAgatgtttttaatttataattttatttttgttttcagacCTGGAATTTAGCAACTGGGAGATAGCTTTTGGTTAAATTTTTCTTGTAAATGTATTCAGGGCAGGATTAAACCTTTGGGGGGCTATAGACAAGCAAGCACACTGCCCCCACCCTCCACTGGTCATAATATTAAATGCGTTTTCCAACTCCCCGCATGCTCTGACTACAGAGGAAAAGCAACAGTGGAGGAAGCAGAAGGTATGAAGCGCTGATCACCACTGGAGAAGGACCCTCCTAATGTTAAGGCCTAGGCACATTCCTGCTTTGCCTATGCCTAAAACCTGCCTTGAATGTATTGTCAAATATAAAAATATGATgtattgggtcaatattcagccactgtagcacttttttttaaatgctggccgaGGCGATCAAAATATCTGGATAAGACTGTCAGCAGTTTATAATATATAGTTGAATAAAAAACTACTATACCGCTCATACTGACTCGCAGAACCGAGcagtgtacaatctaacaaaagcATTGAAATGAACTCCATACTATAAAATAGGTCAGAAAACcatacatgctaaaaaaaaaaaaagtttttttttttttttttaaagagtagaGTTTAAGAAAAAGAAGTAGAATAGAGTACAGTTGTCATAGGAGAGGAGCCGCCGGTCATAATGATTGTTATATGCTTGATGGAATAGCCAAGCCTTAATTTCAGATTTAACATTTTTGAAaggtttttgaatgtttttccaagtaaagggaaataaaaaaaaataaaaagcactgcATCTAGTTATTTTGAAATTGTGCAATGTTTAGGACCTGGGAGTACCAAGCACTGGTCATTAAGAGAACGCAAGGTTCTCTCCAGCTAATGCTTCTGAATATCccagtcagcagcacttatccagataaacgcttttgaatattgaccacagTATTTTTAAGCTGGCCTCCCATGTTTTCATAAAATAGTGTAGAGCCTCTCCCTAGCTTTCTCTCCCCTTACTGTGCAAGCAACACCTGAACAAATGAGCTTCATGATAGGATCACTTTGGCTGCCTGTTGGTTCACTCCTGTTTCATTATTATAATAATTGTGGTCTGTAAAAGCCCACAGGGTGTTTCAgttttccctgtttttttttctctctctatttaATCTCTTGTCAAGGCATTTTGTGTGAtgctagaattgccctttaaatgCTCCACCTAAGACATTTGCAAGTAGGATCATGTTTAGGGGAGATATCCATAAACCACTGTATCTTTGTTCCTTTCTGGCTCAATATTCATTTGTGATCGTTGCTAAGGTCTACTTCTTCCCAAGTACCATGTTTAATTCACAGCCACAATAGGTTCAACTGAGGAGATGTCTGTTTTGCCTGAGTGTAGATTAGAGGTTGATGGAAGGATTTGGGAAACCTGAAACCTCTTGAAATTGCTGCCTTCGGGCCAGGCTACCCTATAAGAAGGAACAGTGGAAGGAAGCCTGTGTTCCCTTGTCCCTGGCTGCTTTCTGCACATACCAAGTAAAGCCTTTAGTTCTGCTCGAAAGCTCTCATTCAGCCAGCAATAGATGAATGGGTTGTAGCAGGTGCTACTCATCGCAAACCAGTGGAAAGCAAAATAGAGGGCATTGTTAGTGCGAATGGTTTGACTGGAAAGGAGGATAACGTAGCAGTTCAAGGGGAACCAGCATACAGCGAACAGCACTACCACCAGCATCAGCATCTTAatagtcttcttcttcttcttgcgAAGGGTGAAATACTGCTCTGTCGTCACGTCTCCGATGGCGTTGCGCAGCCACAACTTCTTGGCCACTGTGGTGTAAGTGATGGAAATGATCAGAAGAGGCAAAGCATAGAGCAAAACAAATGTTgctaagtccagatatttccagAAGAGGTCGGCAGGTTCAGGGAAGTCTGGGAGACACAGACTGCGGATATTCTCTTCACTGCAAAAGGAAGGGTTGAACAGATTTATACAGAATGCAGGAGACAGCTCAGTTAGTAAGTTTTGTTTCACTCCATCTATGAAGATCCACCAAAGGTGGTTCAGACAGCAGTATTTTGGGACCCAAGAAAAATCCAGGAAACGAATAATAGTAAATTTTAAGCAGAAGACTTACTGGTATTAGGAAGTCTagagcagggcttcccaaaccatGTTCTCCACAACAGTTGGACTGTTCAGGATGTCTGCAAGGAATGTACGTGAGGTAGATCTACATGCAGTACCTCCACTGTGCGCAAATTCattaatttgttgcatttgtatcccacattttcccatctctttgccggctcaatgtggcttacaatacatcatgaatggtggaaatatattagaaattagacatttagtgttatcttatgcatattcattgaagatatcttgaaaacccgactggctgttGGTcccaaggacaggtttgggaacccctggcaTACAGTATCCAATGTACCATCCATTAAGagtaaatggcaaggacaaatcaaactcgggtatacatataaggtatcacataccatgtaaaatgaatttatcttcttgggcagactgcatggaccgtaaaggtctttttctgccgtcacgtactatgttactgtgttatgtTCTATGCAGGTGAAATCTCTAATTTTAATAATATATTAATAATAACAAGTACAATAGGTAAAACAGAAGGAAAATAAATGTTAATGATACTGGATTTAATGGTTCATATGATAATACTTGGTAGTTTTCTGTATCTTTACCTGTATTCAAAGGTGAATAATTTTTGATAAATTGCATGTGGGAGAGAAAAACAGGCTGCCATGATCCAGATGATGGTAATATACACCACACCTTTAGCAGTTGATATTCGAGGCTTCAAAGGATGTATTATAACctatcaaaaataaaatgaaatttgtGATCTGTGAAACTTTTCTATTCAAATTAACCAGCTCTCAGCCT
This portion of the Microcaecilia unicolor chromosome 4, aMicUni1.1, whole genome shotgun sequence genome encodes:
- the GPR83 gene encoding probable G-protein coupled receptor 83 is translated as MLARFWWLSLPCLATAAYDRSGRGAHNNTTSSPEPFAIPNISKFFSWDNYTLADWQNFVGKKPYGAESQNPLLKALLIVAYSFIIVFSLFGNVLVCHVVIKNKRMHSATSLFIVNLAVADILITLLNTPFTLARFVNSTWVFGKGMCHVSRFAQYCSLHVSALTLTAIAVDRHQVIIHPLKPRISTAKGVVYITIIWIMAACFSLPHAIYQKLFTFEYSEENIRSLCLPDFPEPADLFWKYLDLATFVLLYALPLLIISITYTTVAKKLWLRNAIGDVTTEQYFTLRKKKKKTIKMLMLVVVLFAVCWFPLNCYVILLSSQTIRTNNALYFAFHWFAMSSTCYNPFIYCWLNESFRAELKALLGMCRKQPGTREHRLPSTVPSYRVAWPEGSNFKRFQVSQILPSTSNLHSGKTDISSVEPIVAVN